One segment of Falco rusticolus isolate bFalRus1 chromosome 3, bFalRus1.pri, whole genome shotgun sequence DNA contains the following:
- the RCC2 gene encoding protein RCC2 yields the protein MPRRKAAGPPWDAGPGPGAAAGRRRPGAAAAAGAVAVAGARRRRAERGGSSGGSSEDEAPRERRARPGSPGSPGGRRPGRPGAAGGGAARGQSVVICEPEHSKERIKLEGAKCRGQLLIFGATNWDLIGRKEVPKQQVAYRNLGQNLWGPHRYGCLSGIQVRSVVSGPCAAHSLLITTDGKLWSWGRNEKGQLGHGDTKRVEAPKLIEVLGGEAIVLAACGRNHTLALTESGSVFAFGENKMGQLGLGNQTDAVPSPTQIMYNGQPITKLACGAEFSMIMDCKGNLYSFGCPEYGQLGHNSDGKFIARAQRIEYDCELVPRRVAIFIEKTKDGQILPVPNVVVRDVACGANHTLVLDSQKRVFSWGFGGYGRLGHAEQKDEMVPRLVKLFDFPGRGAAQIYAGYTCSFAVSETGGLFFWGATNTSRESTMYPKAVQDLCGWKIRSLACGKSSIIVAADESTISWGPSPTFGELGYGDHKPKSSTAAQEVKTLDGIYTEQVAMGYAHSLVIARDETDAEKEKLRKLPEYNPRTI from the exons ATGCCCCGGAGGaaggcggcggggccgccctgGGAcgcgggcccgggcccgggggcggcagcggggcggcggcggcccggcgcggcggcggcggcgggagcggtGGCGGtggcgggagcgcggcggcggcgggcggagcgcggcgggagcagcggcggcagcagcgaGGACGAGGCGCCCCGCGAGCGGCGGGCGcggcccggcagccccggcagccccggcgggaggcggcccggtaggcccggcgcggcgggcggcggagcggccCGGGGACAGAGCGTCGTCATCTGCGAGCCCGAGCACAGCAAGGAGCGCATC AAACTCGAGGGCGCCAAGTGCCGGGGGCAGCTCCTCATCTTCGGGGCCACCAACTGGGACTTGATCGGCCGCAAAGAAGTGCCTAAGCAGCAAG ttGCCTATCGAAATCTGGGCCAGAACTTGTGGGGGCCGCACAGGTACGGGTGTCTCTCAGGTATTCAGGTGCGGAGCGTGGTTTCGGGACCCTGCGCCGCTCACAGCCTGCTCATCACCACCGACGGCAAGCTCTGGAGCTGGG GTCGCAATGAAAAAGGGCAGCTGGGACACGGGGACACGAAGCGGGTGGAAGCGCCGAAGCTCATCGAGGTGCTGGGGGGCGAAGCCATCGTGCTGGCAGCCTGCGGCCGTAATCACACCCTGGCCCTTACAG AGAGTGGCTCGGTGTTCGCCTTTGGGGAGAATAAAatggggcagctggggctggggaacCAGACGGATGCCGTGCCCAGCCCCACGCAG ATCATGTACAATGGGCAGCCCATCACCAAGCTGGCCTGCGGGGCTGAATTCAGCATGATCATGGATTGCAAAGGAAACCTCTACTCCTTTGGGTGCCCCGAGTACGGGCAGCTGG GGCATAATTCCGATGGGAAATTCATCGCCCGGGCGCAGCGGATAGAGTACGACTGCGAGCTGGTGCCGCGCCGCGTGGCCATCTTCATCGAGAAGACCAAAGATGGGCAGATCCTGCCTGTCCCCAACGTGGTGGTGCGGGACGTGGCGTGCGGGGCCAACCACACG CTCGTCCTGGACTCGCAGAAGCGCGTTTTCTCCTGGGGGTTTGGGGGCTACGGGCGGCTGGGCCATGCCGAGCAGAAGGACGAGATGGTGCCTCGGCTGGTGAAGCTCTTCGACTtcccggggcgcggggcggcgcaGATTTACGCCGGCTACACGTGCTCCTTTGCCGTCAGCGAGACAG GCGgcttgtttttttggggtgcCACCAACACCTCCCGGGAGTCCACCATGTACCCCAAAGCCGTGCAGGACCTCTGCGGCTGGAAAATCCGCAGCCTGGCCTGTGG GAAGAGCAGCATCATCGTGGCGGCGGACGAGAGCACCATCAGCTGGGGTCCCTCGCCTACCTTCGGGGAACTG GGCTACGGGGACCACAAACCCAAATCCTCGACGGCTGCCCAAGAGGTGAAGACCCTGGATGGGATCTACACGGAGCAG gtGGCCATGGGCTATGCCCACTCGCTGGTCATCGCCCGCGACGAGACCGACGCTGAGAAAGAGAAGCTCCGCAAGTTGCCCGAGTACAACCCCCGCACCATCTGA
- the LOC119145600 gene encoding protein-arginine deiminase type-3-like, whose protein sequence is MAQQRRVQLSTQRPTSTVCVLGTELSLDVCGSAPKDAVAFHVQGTPGVKLYVVHETQSVKLPSSVCRWPLAAGAEVLLAMDALSKDVGDEKVRISYFGEAGGVPVGRAMLYLTCVEVSLDADTNRSGTVSRTLLDKATWTWGPDGHGAILLVNCDRDDPKAEMPDNRDTAIRSYADLKDMSQMVLRTRGPRTIFAGHHLLLHVDFGDADKVGVFYGGNSVALEDYKHVLGGSKLAYTVKHSRHQEESIFYVEGLAFPDVGFSGLVAFHVTLLESPEKGLLETPIFTDTVVFRVAPWIMTPNTATPLEVFVCSVDDNEDFVAAVGAMAEKAKCPLTVCPLPKNRHDRWIQDEVEFGYVQAPHKTFPVVFDSPRDRGLKDFPVKSILGPDFGYVARQAPEGASSLDSFGNLEVSPPVTVQGKEYPLGRILIGSSFPRFGGRRMAKAVKDFLVAQKVQAPVELFSDWLFVGHVDEFLSFVPAPDRKGFRLLLASPGACYQLLKEKQEEGFGEAVMFEGLEDVPKRTMNEILANEGLRKFNNYVQSCINWNRDILKRTLGLTEPDILDIPQLFQGDAATGASAYFPDMVNMLVLGRHLGIPKPFGPLVGGQCCLEQRVRALLEPLGLTCTFINDYYSYHVLSGEVHCGTNVCRKPLAFKWWHMVP, encoded by the exons ATGGCCCAGCAGCGCCGCGTCCAGCTCTCCACCCAGCGTCCCACCAGCACTGTCTGCGTGCTGGGCACCGAGCTCTCCCTGGATGTCTGTGG ATCTGCACCCAAAGACGCGGTTGCCTTCCACGTGCAGGGGACGCCGGGCGTGAAGCTCTACGTGGTACATGAGACACAGAGCGTCAAGCTGCCCTCCAGCGTGTGCCGCTGGCCCCTGGCCGCCGGCGCCGAGGTGCTGCTGGCCATGGATGCTCTCAGCAAGGACGTGGGCGACGAAAAG GTCAGGATTTCTTATTTTGGGGAAGCTGGCGGGGTGCCCGTGGGCAGAGCCATGCTGTACCTCACCTGCGTGG aGGTCTCGCTGGATGCCGACACCAACCGCAGCGGGACGGTGAGCAGGACACTGCTGGATAAG GCAACCTGGACGTGGGGTCCCGACGGACATGGGGCCATCCTGCTAGTGAACTGTGACCGCGACGATCCCAAAGCCGAGATGCCGGATAACCGTGACACCGCCATCCGCTCCTATGCCG ACCTGAAGGACATGTCACAGATGGTGCTGCGGACCCGAGGTCCCCGCACGATCTTTGCCGGccatcacctcctcctccacGTAGACTTCGGCGACGCTGATAAAGTCGGCGTTTTCTATGGCGGCA ACAGTGTGGCACTGGAGGATTACAAGCACGTGCTGGGGGGCTCGAAGCTCGCCTACACCGTCAAACACAGCCGGCATCAGGAGGAGAGCATCTTCTACGTGGAGGGGCTTGCCTTCCCCGACGTCGGATTTTCAGGGCTCGTGGCTTTCCACGTCACGCTGCTGGAGAGCCCTGAGAAG GGTTTGCTGGAGACTCCGATTTTCACTGACACGGTGGTTTTCCGCGTAGCTCCGTGGATCATGACTCCCAACACAGCAACACCGCTGGAGGTCTTTGtctgcag tgtgGATGACAACGAGGATTTTGTGGCGGCCGTGGGTGCCATGGCCGAGAAAGCCAAGTGCCCTCTCACTGTCTGTCCGCTGCCAAAGAACCGCCATGACCGCTGGATCCAG GATGAGGTCGAATTTGGCTACGTGCAAGCCCCCCACAAGACCTTCCCCGTTGTCTTTGACTCACCCCGTGACCGGGGACTGAAGGATTTCCCCGTCAAGAGCATCCTG GGCCCTGATTTTGGTTATGTGGCCCGGCAAGCACCGGAGGGTGCTTCCAGCCTTGATTCTTTTGGTAATTTGGAGGTGAGCCCCCCCGTGACGGTTCAGGGCAAGGAGTATCCCTTGGGCCGCATCCTGATTGGCAGCAGCTTCCCCCG GTTCGGTGGCCGGCGGATGGCAAAAGCCGTCAAGGATTTCCTCGTTGCCCAAAAAGTGCAGGCGCCGGTGGAGCTGTTTTCGGACTGGCTCTTCGTCGGCCACGTAGATGAGTTTCTTAGCTTCGTCCCTGCACCTGATCGGAAG ggTTTTCGGCTGCTCCTGGCCAGCCCTGGCGCCTGCTACCAGCTCCTTAAGGAGAAGCAAGAGGAGGGGTTTGGCGAGGCGGTGATGTTCGAGG GACTGGAGGACGTGCCCAAGCGGACGATGAACGAGATTCTGGCTAACGAAGGCCTCCGGAAATTCAATAATTATGTCCAG AGCTGTATCAACTGGAACCGGGACATCCTGAAGCGGACGCTCGGGCTGACAGAGCCGGACATCCTTGACATCCCCCAGCTCTTCCAAGGCGACGCAGCCACTGGTGCCTCAGCCTACTTCCCCGACATG GTGAAcatgctggtgctgggcaggcacCTGGGCATCCCCAAGCCCTTTGGACCGCTGGTGGGTGGGCAATGCTGCCTGGAGCAGCGGGTGCGGGCGCTGCTGGAGCCCCTGGGCCTCACCTGCACCTTCATCAACGACTACTACTCCTACCATGTCCTCTCTGGGGAGGTCCACTGCGGCACCAACGTCTGCCGTAAGCCCCTCGCCTTCAAATGGTGGCACATGGTGCCCTGA